GATAGTCGCGGCCTGGCTCGGCGGCGTTCCCGCGGGCGCTCCGGCGGGCACGAAATCGTCGCGCAGCCGCACCGCGTTCATCGCGCGGGTCCAGACCAGCAGCGAGTCCGGCGCGCACGACCCGCCCTGGTAGGCATGGCCACCGCCGCGCAGCACCAGCCGCAGCCGATGCGCCCGCGCGAACCGCACCGCCGCCGCCACGTCCTGCGCGTCGCGCGCCGCGACCGCGTAACGGCTCGGTTCGCAGCGCCATGCATCGGCCCAGCCGAAGGCCTGGGTCAGCGACACGTCGTCGCCGACGGCATAGGGATTGGTGGTGTCATCGAGCAGCGCGGCGCAGGCGGCGTCCGCCGCCGCGGCGCACGCGGCGAAGCGATTCGCCGGCTGCAGCAGCCGGCCGCGTAGCTGGGCTGCCAGCGCCTGCCACTCCGCCGCGCTCGGCCAGTTGGGATCGCCGGGGCGTATCCGGGCGGCAAGCGCCGGCATCGGCGGCCTTGCTCCGCCCGCGGCAGCGACCGGATCGGCCGCTGCCGCTGCTGCCGTCGCCGCACGTCCGTGCAGCCATGGCGCCGCGGCGACGAGAGAACCCGCCAGACGGTTGAAGGTACGGCGCAACATGGCTGTTCGGTTGTAGTCCGCTGTCTATCGCCGTTGCGCCGCTTGTCCAAGCGTGCTTCGTTGGCAGGCGATACAGTAGCATGCCCTTCCCTCCTTCGTCACCCCGATGGCTCCCGCCCTGACTGCTCGCTTGCTCGGCGCCGGCGAGGTTGCCGCAATGCGCGAGGTTCTGGCCATCTTCGGGGAAGCCTTCGACGACGAAGGCACGTATTCGCGAAGGCAGCCGGGCGACGAGTACCTGAACCGGCTGCTTTCGGGAGCGTCCTTCGTGGCGATCGCGGGCCTCTCAGGCACGACGATCGTCGGCGGCCTGGCCGCCTACGTGCTGCGCAAGTTCGAGCAGGAGCGCAGCGAGATCTAACTCTACGACCTGGCGGTCCGAGAACAGCACCGAAGGCAAGGCGTGGCAACGACGATGATCGAAAAGCTGAAAAGAGTTGCCGCGGAGCAAGGCGCCCATGTCATCTACGTTCAAGCCGACTACGGCGACGATGCGGCGATCGCGCTGTACACGAAGCTCGGCACGCGAGCAGGCGTCATGCACTTCGACATTCCGCCGTCCGCGCGTGCCGCCTGCCCCCTTGCAGCACTCTCCGCAACATGGCGCGGCGCAGCCGCCGTCACCAGCGCGGCAGCGCGTCTTCGCTGAGCAGCGCCTTGCGCGCCGCGTAGTCGGGCAGCACCGATTCGACCAGCGCCCAGAAGCGCGGGCTGTGGTCCATCACGCGCAGATGGCTGAGTTCGTGCACCACCACGTAGTCGATCACCGCGAGATCGAAGTGGATCAGCCGCCAGTTCAGGCGGATACCACCATTCGCATTCGCGCTGCCCCAGCGCGTGCCAGCGTTGCTGAGCACGAGCCGGCGCCACTGCACGCCGAGCCGCGGCGCGAACCAATCGAGCCGCTCTTGGAACAAGCGCCGCGCCTGCCGCATCAGCCAGGCTAGCACCGTATCGCGCAGTTGCTGCGCGCCGGCGCCCGGCGCCAGCGCGACGCGCAGCCGCAGCGCGTCGCCTGAAACCTGGGGCACGCCGGCGTCGCCCTGCAGCATCGCCGCCGCGCCGCGGCCCGCGCCCCGACCCGCGCCCTGGTTCGCGCTCAGCACCACGGTCATCGGTTGGCCGAGATAGGGCAGCGTGACGCCGTCGCGCCAGACGATGCGGCTCTGCTCCAGGCGCTGCAGGCGCTCCTCGGCCTGCTCGAGCTTGCGCACGATCCAGCGCGATTTCTCCTGCAGCGCGGCGTCGATTTCGGCGAGCGGCACCCAGCGCGGCGCGCTGACCAGCAGCCCGTCCTGGCCGATCGAAAAGCCGATCGTGCGCCGCGCGCTGCGCCGCAGCTCGTACGCGACTTGAGTCCCACCGAGCCGCGCGCGCCGATTCGCGCGCGGGTGCGTGAACAAGCTTGGCGCCGCGGCCGGGTCCACGCCGCGATTCACGTTTGCTGCGCTTTTGATAGCTAACTGTGAAGAATCCACACCGGCTAGCGGCCGATTTTTCTCGAAGAACCGTGACTCTGGCGGTATCGCGTCGAACAGGTCGGGCGTGTACGGCAGACGGGGCCGCATCATGCACCCCGTCGTTTCGCAGGAACCGTCAGCGCGGCGCCGTAGGCATCCGGGTCGAGCCGGCGCATCTCGGACTCGATCCAGCCCTGCACCTCGCGCAACAGTTCGTCGGGCTTGCGCCCCGCGGTCGGAATCGGCTTGCCGATCGAGATGTCGACGATGCCGGGGCGCTTGACGAACGCCTTGCGCGGCCAGCAGCGCGCCGAGGTCACGGCGATCGGGATCACCGGCACGCCGCAGCGGATCGCGAGCCGCGTGCCGCCGGCCTTGTAGTTGCCGACCTCGCCGCGCGCAATGCGCG
This genomic interval from Burkholderiaceae bacterium contains the following:
- a CDS encoding Zinc metalloprotease; this translates as MMRPRLPYTPDLFDAIPPESRFFEKNRPLAGVDSSQLAIKSAANVNRGVDPAAAPSLFTHPRANRRARLGGTQVAYELRRSARRTIGFSIGQDGLLVSAPRWVPLAEIDAALQEKSRWIVRKLEQAEERLQRLEQSRIVWRDGVTLPYLGQPMTVVLSANQGAGRGAGRGAAAMLQGDAGVPQVSGDALRLRVALAPGAGAQQLRDTVLAWLMRQARRLFQERLDWFAPRLGVQWRRLVLSNAGTRWGSANANGGIRLNWRLIHFDLAVIDYVVVHELSHLRVMDHSPRFWALVESVLPDYAARKALLSEDALPRW